From a single Apostichopus japonicus isolate 1M-3 chromosome 12, ASM3797524v1, whole genome shotgun sequence genomic region:
- the LOC139977306 gene encoding zinc finger MYM-type protein 1-like, whose amino-acid sequence MANSRPANLDKWFVRKQRTPGLETEPSEPRAAVQAQDQPGSSTRETIRRPTNVPFPSDANNRRFHPEWYDKYDWLEYSVEKNAAFCYCCRVFSPPGVSKEWSVIGYKAWKTALGDKRKGLEKHNLSAPHITAMVSWREKELRVEKGCSISTLVNADVLEKRRYYVRSIAEIIQFIAVNELPLRGDYDITTHNERGLFEKLFQFTLRKDQKLADIAKVMPSNATYRSPEIQNEIIDTLADMVMKDVAKDVNSTSTKRYTLLADGARDKNNVENISVGVRFVKEGKCMESLVRMPHTTELDAEALTEVICSTLEYAGIPLDNVITQCYDGASVMSGDKSGVQRRIQEKIGRQVPYVHCYDHRIHLIVISLVSFIQDIGIYFDQVEMLYNFFRKPKVAALYSGTHIKRVLETRWSGHLQATKAIADNFTKIMEALTAIKLNTSMFDGETIATATGLRQTISDFKFRFLMVFLKELLEVMSPINRMLQARETDLIEALNLVSATTGELGDLRSDEHFTTFVASAHKLMEAESDEITGPETSRPKRARLPNGRLDDYIITEAIGNRSASASSQQMSKLKATMYEAVDITLSEFRRRFSDNAWLYQATSAASRKSEDFFHHEKLAPLAALGVTVPSEAELSVCKKFLDRSLPVADSSDSNAVLKKVYEQRTAFPDTYNMLADISTFGSSSCSL is encoded by the coding sequence ATGGCCAACAGTCGGCCCGCCAACTTGGACAAGTGGTTTGTAAGAAAACAACGCACACCCGGACTGGAAACCGAACCAAGTGAGCCAAGGGCAGCAGTCCAGGCCCAGGATCAACCAGGCAGTTCTACCAGGGAGACTATCAGGCGTCCCACAAACGTTCCATTTCCAAGTGATGCAAACAACCGTAGATTCCACCCCGAGTGGTACGACAAATATGATTGGCTGGAGTATTCTGTAGAGAAAAATGCTGCATTTTGTTATTGCTGTAGAGTCTTCTCGCCCCCAGGAGTGAGCAAAGAATGGAGTGTGATTGGTTACAAAGCATGGAAGACTGCATTGGGTGACAAACGGAAGGGGCTGGAAAAGCACAACTTATCAGCTCCTCACATCACAGCTATGGTGTCCTGGAGAGAGAAGGAACTGCGGGTTGAGAAAGGCTGCTCTATTTCCACATTGGTGAACGCAGATGTTCTTGAGAAACGTCGGTACTATGTCCGGTCAATTGCGGAAATCATACAGTTCATTGCTGTGAATGAACTTCCACTCAGAGGAGACTATGATATCACTACCCATAATGAAAGGGGCTTGTTTGAGAAACTTTTCCAGTTTACCTTAAGAAAGGACCAGAAACTTGCTGATATTGCAAAAGTCATGCCGAGTAATGCAACCTATCGATCACCGGAAatccaaaatgaaataatagaCACACTAGCAGATATGGTCATGAAAGATGTTGCTAAAGATGTGAATAGCACATCCACGAAACGATATACACTTCTAGCGGATGGTGCGCGTGATAAGAACAATGTTGAAAACATCTCGGTAGGCGTACGCTTTGTTAAGGAAGGAAAATGCATGGAATCTTTGGTAAGAATGCCCCATACCACAGAGCTAGATGCAGAAGCATTGACGGAAGTGATTTGCAGCACTTTGGAATATGCAGGTATCCCATTGGATAATGTGATTACCCAGTGCTACGATGGGGCGAGTGTTATGAGTGGAGACAAAAGTGGGGTTCAGAGGCGCATACAGGAAAAAATTGGCAGACAAGTGCCATACGTGCACTGCTACGATCACAGAATCCACTTGATAGTCATCAGCCTGGTGTCATTCATACAAGACATTGGCATATATTTTGACCAAGTAGAGATGCTGTATAATTTCTTCAGAAAGCCGAAAGTAGCAGCCTTGTACAGTGGCACACACATCAAGCGTGTTCTCGAGACACGTTGGTCCGGGCACCTCCAAGCAACCAAGGCCATCGCTGATAACTTCACCAAGATAATGGAAGCACTTACTGCCATCAAGCTAAATACATCAATGTTTGATGGGGAGACCATTGCCACTGCTACAGGCCTTCGACAGACGATCTCGGATTTCAAGTTCCGGTTTCTTATGGTGTTCCTAAAAGAACTACTGGAAGTAATGTCGCCGATCAACAGAATGCTGCAGGCACGTGAAACAGACCTGATCGAGGCATTGAACCTGGTGAGTGCTACGACTGGAGAGCTGGGCGATCTACGGTCAGATGAGCATTTCACAACATTTGTGGCAAGTGCTCATAAGCTAATGGAGGCGGAAAGTGATGAGATTACTGGACCCGAGACATCCCGCCCAAAGCGTGCTAGATTACCCAATGGTCGTCTGGATGATTACATAATCACGGAAGCTATCGGTAACAGGAGTGCTAGCGCATCTTCTCAACAAATGTCCAAATTAAAAGCCACCATGTATGAAGCAGTTGACATAACACTGTCGGAATTCAGACGGCGCTTCAGTGACAATGCATGGCTCTATCAAGCAACTTCCGCTGCGAGCCGAAAGTCCGAAGATTTCTTTCATCACGAAAAGTTAGCCCCGTTGGCAGCGCTCGGTGTTACAGTACCATCTGAAGCCGAACTttccgtgtgcaagaaattccTTGATCGCAGCCTTCCTGTTGCAGACTCGAGCGACTCTAATGCTGTACTCAAGAAAGTGTATGAGCAGAGAACTGCTTTCCCAGATACCTACAACATGTTGGCAGACATCTCAACGTTTGGAAGTAGCAGCTGCTCTCTGTGA